The Terriglobales bacterium genome includes a region encoding these proteins:
- a CDS encoding efflux RND transporter periplasmic adaptor subunit, with protein sequence MANGNGKKKKKKIILVSGGIAAGVIILLILIAAKSGGTVIDKSKIGEVKRETLAKNVVATGKITPITKAEIKSKASGIVKKWYKDAGQPVKAGEVLVELDKEEILTHVHQAEADLQAAEASRNAAQADVSRATVDAEGPDVPLLKRTYERAEQMAKEGVFSQSQLEDAQKNYELALNKQNVARANLIVSKAKLTQETAAVAKSRAALEQNKQEYQYSTIVAPIDGIVLSRDVEIGDAVSSILVMGSAATQIMTIGDIHEVYVLGKVDESDIGKVTMNQPARIKVESFKDKTFNGKVTKIAPMGVEKDNVTTFEVRVSIDNPGGELKTTMTANAEIILEEHPDVLTVPEAAIIYDKDKKAYVEVVDPKAKEGKRKISITAGISNGSKTEVLSGLKEKDQVVLQ encoded by the coding sequence ATGGCGAATGGAAACGGCAAAAAGAAGAAAAAGAAGATAATTCTGGTATCTGGCGGGATTGCTGCAGGCGTCATCATATTGCTCATCCTTATCGCTGCCAAGAGCGGCGGCACGGTCATTGATAAATCCAAGATCGGAGAGGTCAAGCGCGAGACCTTGGCAAAAAACGTAGTCGCCACGGGTAAGATCACGCCCATTACCAAGGCAGAGATCAAATCCAAGGCTAGCGGCATCGTCAAGAAATGGTATAAGGACGCGGGCCAGCCGGTGAAGGCCGGCGAGGTGCTGGTGGAGCTGGATAAAGAAGAAATCCTGACCCACGTGCATCAGGCCGAAGCTGACCTGCAGGCCGCCGAAGCCAGCCGCAACGCCGCGCAGGCCGATGTCAGCCGCGCCACGGTGGATGCCGAAGGTCCCGATGTTCCCCTGCTGAAGCGCACGTATGAGCGCGCCGAACAGATGGCGAAGGAAGGCGTGTTTTCCCAATCGCAGTTGGAAGATGCCCAGAAGAATTACGAACTCGCACTTAACAAGCAGAACGTCGCCCGCGCCAACCTGATCGTCTCAAAAGCCAAGCTGACCCAGGAGACGGCCGCGGTTGCCAAGTCCAGGGCAGCGCTTGAGCAGAACAAGCAGGAATACCAATACTCCACCATTGTCGCCCCCATTGATGGAATCGTGCTTTCGCGTGACGTGGAAATAGGCGATGCGGTGAGTTCCATCCTGGTGATGGGGTCTGCGGCCACGCAGATTATGACCATTGGCGACATCCACGAAGTCTATGTGCTGGGCAAGGTGGATGAGAGCGATATCGGCAAAGTTACGATGAACCAGCCGGCACGGATCAAAGTCGAGTCTTTCAAAGACAAGACCTTCAACGGCAAGGTCACCAAAATCGCTCCCATGGGTGTGGAAAAGGACAACGTCACTACTTTCGAAGTACGCGTTTCCATTGATAACCCCGGCGGCGAGTTGAAGACTACCATGACCGCCAACGCCGAGATCATTCTGGAAGAGCATCCTGACGTCCTCACCGTTCCGGAGGCGGCGATCATCTACGACAAAGACAAGAAAGCTTACGTTGAAGTCGTGGATCCTAAAGCCAAAGAAGGCAAGCGCAAAATCTCCATCACGGCCGGCATCTCCAACGGCTCAAAAACAGAAGTCCTCAGTGGATTGAAAGAGAAAGACCAGGTGGTGTTGCAGTAA
- a CDS encoding ABC transporter permease, with product MFKYIATRLLYTIPVIWLVVSVVFLLIHLVPGDPIQLMLGEGAAGADLQSARHTYGLDVSLGRQYLNYWRGVLHGDLGHSLRYNQGVTGLILQRYPATLRLTLAALAVAVLLSIPAGVRSATRRNRWDDRLLSFISLLGLSFPNFALGPILILFFAIKLGLLPVSGSETWEHLVLPAITMGGALAAILTRMIRTAMLEELGQDYIRTARAKGLPESVVVYRHALRNAMIPVLTVVGLQFGALLAGAIVTETIFSWPGIGRLTVQAINTRDYYLVQGCVLAIGLTYLAVNFLTDLLYSVANPRIRQ from the coding sequence ATGTTTAAGTACATTGCAACGCGTTTGCTTTATACCATCCCAGTGATCTGGCTGGTTGTGTCTGTCGTTTTTCTGCTCATTCATCTTGTCCCGGGCGATCCTATCCAGTTGATGCTGGGAGAGGGCGCCGCCGGCGCCGACCTTCAATCTGCGCGTCATACCTACGGACTCGATGTCTCGCTCGGCCGCCAGTATTTGAATTATTGGCGCGGTGTGCTGCATGGCGACCTGGGACACTCGCTGCGCTACAACCAAGGCGTCACCGGATTGATTCTGCAGCGCTATCCCGCGACCCTACGCTTGACCCTGGCCGCGCTTGCCGTGGCCGTGCTGCTCTCCATTCCCGCAGGGGTGCGCTCGGCAACACGGCGCAATCGCTGGGATGACCGCCTTCTTAGCTTCATCAGCTTGCTGGGGCTCTCGTTTCCCAACTTTGCACTGGGGCCAATCCTGATTTTATTTTTTGCCATTAAGCTGGGCTTGCTGCCAGTCTCTGGATCGGAAACCTGGGAGCATCTGGTGTTGCCTGCAATCACCATGGGCGGCGCGCTGGCAGCTATTCTCACACGCATGATCCGCACCGCCATGCTGGAAGAGCTAGGACAGGATTACATCCGCACCGCCCGCGCCAAAGGTCTGCCGGAGAGCGTCGTCGTGTATCGTCATGCCCTGCGCAACGCCATGATTCCGGTGCTCACCGTTGTCGGGCTGCAATTTGGTGCACTGTTGGCGGGAGCCATTGTCACCGAAACCATTTTTTCCTGGCCCGGCATCGGACGCCTCACCGTACAGGCCATCAACACCCGCGACTATTACCTGGTGCAGGGATGCGTGCTCGCCATCGGCCTGACCTATTTGGCAGTGAATTTCTTGACTGATTTGCTGTACTCGGTGGCCAACCCGAGAATTCGGCAGTAG
- a CDS encoding hemolysin family protein, producing the protein MFTLVLLRVFLVLLFIAANAFFVAAEFALVSVRDTRIQQLIDLRRIGARTIQKLHQNFDEVLLAVQFGVTLSSLALGWIGEPTVDRMIEPLLVHIPHAAIYAHIIASIIAFTLITYLHVILGEIVPKSLALTRAERVALAVAGPMEAFIALSKPLLYLMTRGSRLVLRAFGMRSMREGGVHSPEELKLIVTGSRRVGLLPEIQEDMIHRSLDLGNITVREIMVPRPDIFSLPADMPLEEAAGRVVEDQHSRIPVYDSQRGPEHIIGVLYAKDVARLMYVRFTNLRKSGAPLPPSSAVQVRHIMRDVLVVPDTKPLTDLLTEFKQRRRHLAVVVDEFGSTVGVVTVEDVLEQVVGELEDEFDVDESPPLSLAGGVMVLDGAENIRDLETNYELKLPRDEGFETLGGFVISRLQRIPKNGDTVEFDGRKFTVVKMEGHRVGLVRIEANKTAPAPAAQEQAS; encoded by the coding sequence ATGTTTACGCTCGTGTTGCTGCGGGTGTTCCTCGTTCTCCTCTTTATTGCAGCCAATGCCTTCTTTGTGGCCGCAGAATTTGCCCTTGTGAGTGTGCGCGATACGCGCATCCAGCAGCTTATTGATCTGCGCCGCATCGGAGCACGCACCATCCAAAAGCTCCACCAGAACTTTGACGAGGTCCTGCTGGCCGTGCAGTTCGGGGTCACCCTCTCCAGCCTGGCGCTGGGCTGGATCGGTGAGCCCACGGTAGACCGCATGATCGAGCCTTTGCTGGTGCATATTCCCCATGCGGCTATTTATGCTCATATCATCGCCAGCATCATTGCTTTTACCCTGATCACTTATCTTCACGTCATCCTGGGTGAAATTGTTCCCAAGTCGCTGGCGCTGACCCGGGCCGAGCGCGTGGCCCTGGCCGTGGCCGGACCGATGGAGGCCTTTATTGCGCTCTCCAAGCCGCTTCTCTATCTAATGACGCGCGGATCGCGCCTGGTGTTACGTGCCTTTGGAATGCGCAGCATGCGCGAAGGCGGAGTGCACTCGCCGGAAGAGCTGAAGCTGATTGTCACCGGAAGCCGCCGCGTCGGTTTGTTGCCCGAGATCCAGGAAGACATGATTCACCGCTCCCTAGACCTGGGGAACATCACCGTACGCGAGATCATGGTGCCCCGGCCCGACATCTTCTCTCTTCCCGCCGACATGCCGCTGGAAGAGGCCGCCGGCCGTGTCGTGGAAGATCAGCACTCTCGCATTCCCGTCTATGACTCGCAGCGCGGGCCGGAGCACATTATCGGGGTCTTATATGCCAAAGATGTGGCCCGGCTGATGTATGTGCGCTTTACCAATTTGCGCAAGTCGGGCGCTCCCCTTCCGCCTTCTTCTGCCGTGCAGGTTCGCCACATCATGCGTGATGTACTGGTGGTGCCCGATACCAAGCCGCTCACCGACCTGCTGACCGAGTTCAAGCAGCGTCGCCGCCACCTGGCCGTCGTGGTGGATGAATTTGGCTCGACCGTAGGCGTGGTCACCGTGGAAGATGTGCTTGAACAAGTTGTGGGCGAGCTTGAAGACGAGTTCGATGTGGATGAATCGCCTCCGCTCTCTCTTGCCGGGGGAGTGATGGTGCTCGATGGCGCTGAGAACATCCGTGACCTGGAAACGAATTATGAGTTGAAGCTTCCCCGCGATGAAGGCTTTGAGACCCTGGGTGGCTTCGTGATCTCCCGCCTGCAACGCATCCCCAAGAATGGAGACACCGTGGAGTTTGATGGCCGCAAATTCACCGTAGTTAAAATGGAGGGCCATCGCGTCGGGCTGGTTCGTATCGAAGCCAACAAAACAGCTCCTGCGCCGGCGGCCCAGGAACAGGCTTCCTGA
- a CDS encoding NfeD family protein, protein MSALSLFSGAFHLHLPARWHLPFHAHYHGGHLRFGTKAGSHTLDIPFFNMTSMMAFLCWFGGMGYLLTHYSTIWFVLALLASAMSGLGGAAIVFWFLVKVLLRYESPLDPSDFEMVGVVGTLAVSIRPKGTGELIYQQQGTRRVIGAQSEDGRAIPKDSEVVVTRYEDGIAFVRPWAEFADEHGVGIASEEKEKS, encoded by the coding sequence ATGAGCGCATTGTCGCTGTTCTCCGGCGCCTTTCATCTGCATCTGCCGGCGCGGTGGCACCTGCCCTTTCATGCCCATTACCACGGCGGACATCTTCGCTTTGGGACGAAGGCTGGGAGCCACACGTTGGATATTCCGTTCTTCAACATGACATCCATGATGGCGTTTTTGTGCTGGTTCGGCGGCATGGGCTATTTGCTCACCCATTACTCCACAATTTGGTTTGTGCTGGCGCTGCTGGCTTCGGCAATGTCCGGTCTGGGTGGTGCGGCCATCGTGTTCTGGTTTCTCGTGAAGGTGTTGCTACGGTATGAATCGCCACTTGACCCCTCTGACTTCGAGATGGTGGGTGTGGTGGGAACCTTGGCTGTCTCCATACGTCCCAAAGGGACGGGTGAGCTGATTTATCAGCAGCAGGGGACGCGCCGTGTGATTGGCGCGCAAAGCGAGGATGGCCGGGCCATCCCCAAGGATTCCGAAGTGGTAGTGACCCGGTATGAAGACGGCATTGCTTTTGTGCGCCCCTGGGCGGAGTTCGCCGATGAGCATGGCGTCGGCATTGCCAGTGAAGAGAAAGAGAAAAGCTAA
- a CDS encoding ABC transporter permease yields the protein MLHNIRRNPLAAFGLGMICVFALFALFAPWIAPQDPAHIDLPTRLSPPSLSHWMGTDELGRDILSRVIYGARISMMVGSSVVAASLLLGMIFGCTAGYYGGYIDRFFNVVVMNAFLSFPGILLAIAFVAFLGPGLWNLILALSLGGWVGYARLVRAQVLATREKEFVEAARALGASDWRVITRHILPNMIQPVIVQAAIGMAGAVLAEATMSFLGLGVPPPVPSWGSMLNDGRSHLFDAPHVVLFPAAAVMLAVLAFNFIGDTLRDYLDPRARIEAGM from the coding sequence ATGCTTCACAATATTCGCCGCAATCCGCTGGCTGCTTTTGGCCTGGGGATGATCTGCGTCTTCGCCCTCTTTGCCCTCTTTGCCCCGTGGATTGCTCCCCAGGACCCGGCACATATTGATCTTCCCACGCGCCTCTCCCCTCCTTCGCTTTCACATTGGATGGGAACCGATGAACTCGGACGCGATATCTTATCGCGCGTTATTTATGGCGCGCGCATCTCCATGATGGTGGGTTCGAGCGTGGTGGCCGCCTCGCTCTTGCTGGGGATGATCTTTGGCTGCACCGCCGGATACTACGGTGGGTACATTGACCGCTTCTTCAACGTCGTAGTGATGAACGCCTTTCTCTCCTTTCCCGGAATTCTGCTGGCCATTGCCTTCGTCGCCTTTCTTGGCCCCGGGCTGTGGAACCTGATTCTGGCGCTCTCACTCGGAGGCTGGGTAGGGTACGCCCGGCTGGTGCGCGCTCAGGTGCTGGCCACACGCGAGAAAGAATTCGTGGAAGCCGCCCGCGCCCTGGGCGCCAGTGACTGGCGTGTGATCACGCGCCATATTCTTCCCAATATGATCCAGCCGGTCATCGTGCAAGCGGCCATCGGCATGGCAGGAGCTGTCCTGGCCGAAGCCACCATGAGTTTTCTTGGATTAGGCGTGCCGCCGCCTGTGCCCAGTTGGGGCTCCATGTTGAACGATGGCCGCTCGCATCTGTTCGACGCGCCGCACGTTGTGCTCTTCCCTGCCGCCGCTGTCATGCTGGCGGTGCTGGCCTTCAACTTCATCGGGGACACCCTGCGCGACTACCTCGATCCCCGCGCCCGCATTGAAGCGGGGATGTAG
- a CDS encoding helix-turn-helix transcriptional regulator encodes MKLGEKIRYLRSMEGAVRGLDREMTQAEVARAMSKELKKNISQSYLSQIENGTRPHLTNTTRMLLAKFFKVHPGYLVDDPEGFHTELTSNLSTLEDKLDLWLINGAERFRRDPQLSHALLELAKHEDSRKCLALLAAILETPQLAERLLQVLKPEYERSNGRIAGSKPRNGPGNGRRTV; translated from the coding sequence ATGAAATTGGGAGAAAAGATCCGTTACTTGCGCTCCATGGAGGGCGCTGTTCGCGGGCTGGACCGCGAGATGACCCAGGCCGAGGTGGCCCGAGCTATGAGCAAGGAATTGAAGAAAAACATCAGCCAGTCGTATCTCTCGCAGATCGAGAACGGCACGCGTCCGCACTTGACCAACACGACGCGCATGCTGCTGGCAAAGTTTTTCAAGGTGCATCCCGGTTACCTGGTGGATGACCCCGAGGGCTTCCACACCGAGCTCACCTCGAACCTGAGCACGCTGGAAGACAAGCTGGATTTGTGGCTGATCAACGGGGCCGAGCGCTTTCGCCGCGATCCGCAGTTAAGCCACGCCCTGCTTGAACTGGCCAAGCACGAGGATTCGCGCAAGTGCCTGGCGCTGCTGGCGGCCATTCTGGAGACGCCGCAGCTTGCCGAGCGCCTGCTGCAGGTTTTGAAGCCCGAGTATGAAAGAAGCAACGGCCGAATTGCGGGAAGCAAGCCCCGTAACGGGCCGGGAAACGGAAGGAGGACGGTATGA
- a CDS encoding SPFH domain-containing protein yields MIFGFPSWIVIGVGMFACVVMLMTMLANLYRKAAPNEALVVYGFRGPRIIIGSGTVIFPVFENFRVLSLELMSFDVAPQQDLYTNQGVAVTVEAVAQLKVRSDTISVRTASEQFLSKTPQQREGLIRLAMEGHLRGIIGQLTVEQIVKEPEMLADRMRATCAKDVNKMGLEVISFTIKEVRDKNEYITNMGRPDIARIKRDADVAAAEAERDTAIKRAQAQRESAVAKAQADQERVLAETLSMAKQSEAQRDLEIKKATYLETIKKQQAQADKAYEIQTNIMLQQVTAEAVKIQQIEKEQQVKVQQAEIARRENELIATVLKPAEIERQRIETLASAERQRLITEAEGSANATRAQGEAEADIIFKKGDAEARAMNVKAEAYQEYNQAAVVDKLITSLPDIVQALASPLQKVDKITIVSTGDGNAAGMNKITGDMTKIAAQVPALFEALSGMQMSELFAKVRAIGDKSPKPDDPPASLPKGKGAGA; encoded by the coding sequence ATGATTTTTGGATTTCCGTCTTGGATCGTCATTGGGGTGGGAATGTTCGCGTGCGTCGTCATGCTGATGACAATGCTGGCCAACCTTTATCGCAAAGCAGCTCCCAACGAGGCGCTGGTGGTTTACGGTTTTCGCGGGCCGCGCATCATTATCGGTAGTGGCACTGTGATCTTTCCGGTGTTTGAAAACTTTCGCGTGCTGTCACTGGAGTTGATGTCGTTTGACGTGGCGCCGCAGCAGGACCTCTATACCAATCAGGGTGTAGCGGTAACCGTGGAGGCTGTGGCACAGCTCAAGGTGAGGTCCGATACCATCTCCGTCCGCACGGCATCGGAGCAGTTTCTCAGCAAGACGCCGCAGCAGCGTGAGGGCCTGATCCGTTTGGCGATGGAGGGTCACCTGCGCGGCATCATCGGGCAGCTTACGGTCGAACAGATTGTAAAAGAACCGGAGATGCTGGCCGACCGCATGCGTGCCACCTGCGCCAAAGACGTAAACAAGATGGGCCTGGAGGTAATCTCGTTCACCATCAAGGAGGTCCGCGATAAGAACGAGTACATCACCAACATGGGCAGGCCCGACATTGCCCGCATCAAGCGCGATGCCGACGTAGCCGCGGCCGAAGCGGAGCGCGACACCGCCATTAAACGGGCCCAGGCTCAGCGCGAGTCCGCTGTCGCCAAGGCCCAGGCCGACCAGGAGCGCGTGCTGGCCGAGACGCTCTCCATGGCCAAGCAATCGGAGGCGCAGCGCGACCTGGAGATCAAGAAAGCCACCTACCTGGAAACCATCAAGAAACAGCAGGCGCAGGCCGATAAAGCCTACGAAATCCAAACCAACATCATGCTGCAGCAGGTCACAGCGGAAGCGGTCAAGATCCAGCAGATTGAAAAAGAGCAGCAGGTCAAGGTGCAACAGGCTGAGATCGCTCGCCGTGAAAACGAGTTGATTGCAACCGTCCTGAAGCCGGCTGAGATCGAACGGCAACGGATCGAGACCCTGGCCTCAGCCGAGCGTCAACGTCTGATCACCGAAGCCGAGGGCAGCGCCAACGCCACGCGCGCACAGGGCGAAGCTGAAGCCGACATCATCTTCAAGAAGGGTGACGCGGAAGCCAGAGCCATGAACGTGAAGGCGGAGGCCTACCAGGAGTACAACCAGGCCGCGGTGGTGGATAAGCTCATCACGAGCCTGCCGGATATCGTGCAGGCGCTCGCCTCGCCGCTGCAGAAGGTGGACAAGATCACCATTGTTTCCACCGGCGACGGCAACGCTGCCGGCATGAACAAAATAACCGGAGACATGACCAAAATCGCCGCCCAGGTTCCTGCTCTCTTCGAAGCCCTGAGCGGAATGCAGATGTCTGAACTCTTCGCGAAAGTACGTGCCATCGGAGATAAATCGCCGAAGCCCGACGACCCGCCCGCTTCCCTGCCTAAAGGCAAGGGTGCGGGAGCGTAA
- a CDS encoding flotillin family protein, whose amino-acid sequence MLIAIMANLYRKAAPNEALIVYGFRGSRIVVDGGTVIFPLVENYQKLSLQLMSFEVAPQQNLHTSEGAIVAVDAVAQVRVKSNPSSIHAAAEWFLTKTLQQREELIRQMMESRLRTIIAHLTVEQIVKEPEKLADHMRESCAADIDKMGLEMVSFRIKQVREQKGNR is encoded by the coding sequence TTGCTGATAGCAATCATGGCCAATCTTTATCGCAAAGCAGCACCAAATGAGGCACTCATCGTGTATGGCTTTCGTGGATCGCGCATCGTGGTTGATGGAGGCACCGTGATTTTCCCCCTGGTTGAAAATTATCAAAAGCTGTCGCTGCAGTTGATGTCGTTTGAGGTGGCGCCGCAACAGAACCTGCATACCTCCGAGGGAGCCATTGTAGCTGTGGATGCCGTGGCCCAGGTCAGGGTGAAATCGAACCCGAGCTCGATCCATGCCGCTGCCGAGTGGTTTCTTACCAAGACGCTGCAGCAGCGTGAAGAGCTGATTCGTCAGATGATGGAAAGCCGCCTGCGCACCATCATCGCCCACCTTACCGTAGAACAGATTGTCAAAGAGCCGGAGAAGCTGGCCGACCACATGCGCGAGAGCTGTGCGGCTGACATCGACAAGATGGGCCTGGAGATGGTCTCTTTCAGGATCAAACAAGTTCGTGAACAGAAGGGCAACCGTTAG